In the genome of Primulina tabacum isolate GXHZ01 chromosome 13, ASM2559414v2, whole genome shotgun sequence, the window ATTCATCATAAGCCTGCAGCTTAGTCTCAGAGAACTCATTGACCTCTTTCCAAATTAGGTCAAAATGATTTTGAATCGCATTAGTgggtctgggctcttcaatcatcttGCCCTTTCCCTTTGAGTCAGTCAGAGTATGAGGAATACTCAGCCCTGATGCAGTTGCATCAATACTTTTTCTAATCACTATCCATTTGGGTTTGGCAAATGGTAGAGAAGTTCGGCCAGATATAGTGATCagtggagctttaactccagcaagtttttgattatcaccagattcggtgatagtATTCTTTTGTTGAGCAGCAGGAGGAGGTAATTTAACCTCAGTTGAAGATTCAACTGGTATAGCTCTCAAAGGAGTAGCTTTGATTGGCTGTTCAGCTCTATATTTTATCAGCTTTTTAGTTGGGATGGTGCTCAGAATAGCTGCTGGTTTGGTCTTCAGAATTCTGGGCTTCTTGGCGATTTTGGGAAAGGGGGTCTTCTTAGAgtcagtttcactgacaatcagtttgcgCTTGGTTGTCTTTTTCTAAATTGACAATTTGGctttcttgactgatttggggGCCCCCTGCATCCCAATCTCCTTTGTCACCTTGATGAATTGTTCAGGTGAGATGTCCAGCTTGAGCTTCGGCAGCTGAACACTCTTGGCATTGAAAATCTTGAATTTTGATGACCTCTCAGAGGGGTCACCCACCAAGCCCTTGGTTATCAGCAGATAGTTGAGCTGCACTACAAATCCCTTTGATTGCTTTGAAGACTGAAACATGTTTTTCAGAAGATTGAAAATAATACCTTTCCATTTCAGTCTCGTTCCAGTCATGATAgcagtcatgacttgaaatttctcTAGAGTGAGAGCAACAAAGGATCTAGCTTTGGCAAGTAGCCCTTTGGCCACGATGTCAGCCAGTAACTGGATTCCTAGCTTCAGTTCCTTTTTGGGATCGAAAACCATGATTTTCCGCCCATCAGCTGATAGGAAAGTCTGCATCTCCTCTACATCAGAAGTTTTCACATCAAAAATATTGGCCAGACCATCAGTTGGCAGTTGAAAGATGTTGCTGAAAGAGTCTTCGTCTATTATCAGCAACTGATTGTTGACGGTGGTTATGATATTGCTGTCAGCGTAAATGAATCCATTTGCATAGAGATATTGAATCTCTTTAGGATAGATTTGTTGGGAAGAGAGTCTCAAAAATGTCTTTAATCCAGCAGCTTCTATTTTTAGAAACATTTTCTTTATGTCCTCGTCCTGGACAGACAGGCCTGAATCAAAATCGATCGCCATAGCCTTCAGAATGTATGCTGGTACTTGATTGCCATTTCTGAGAGTTTGGTTATCTGCGAGAAAGAAACATATGTATTTTGGTTTTCTCTGTACACTGAAATGCTCGTGAAGAAGAACTGAAATGAAGCGGGTTGATGTACTTATGTATGTgtctgttcaaatttttggacacgtgtcagtccagtAAAAGATTGAGTAAAAACGTGTGTTCGTGTGATGAAAGCGTGTGTAAGAGTTAAATGGACTACAAGGGACCATGTTTCAAAttactattcattgaaagacatcAATTAAATGCGTAATTATCAATCACATCACTTAATTTGGAATATATATCGAATAATTTGTTAACTTATTGGATAAGATCAGTATGATCAGCagctgagtgatcagttgaaaactgagTCAGTTTAGTCAAAGatcaactgactattgtcttatcagttaaccatTTAAATTCGTCATTTCCCCTAAATAAATGGATATTTTAATATGAAAAATAGAATGACGGTTATAATAATGATGCGTAAACATAAAAGAAATCTTATTCTCAAAGATGAATTGTCCGGAATAATGATTGTGTCTCTTCAGATGCCTTACATCTCAGCTATAAATAAGAGTGAAAAAGTTAGACATCAAGTATCATCAGATAAAGCAAGACAAGTGAATAGCAATGGACAAAGCAGGGAGTTCCACACAGCCATACCTCACGGAGGAGTTCATGAAGTTTGTTGTTGCTGCTAGGAAGGTTGCGATGGAGGATAGTATCTTTGAAAAGATACTGAAGCTCTGGATAAAAATCCAGGAGCTCCAAATCTCCTTTGAGGAGGGAGAGGTTGCTACCCCTAAAAAGGTGGCAACATTGAAGAAGATCGACGGCGCCTTCGCGTCGCTGATAATGTGGACATGTTCATagatgaaggtgtctaccttCTGCTCCTCCTCAAGGAACGAAGGACTCTGAGGAAGATTACTTCCTCAGATGACTTCCTAAGGACCTCTACTGGAGGATTAACCATGTGGTTGACCTTCTGGAGGTTCGGAGTTAAAAAAAATCATCCATGTACGCTCCTCctacaataaataaaattattattatgttttattgagGTCTTACTCTTACTGCCTTTTTATTTTCTGCATACTAACTGGTGACAACTGAATAAACACCAAGATAATAACATAAAGCGAATTATATTAAGACAAGTTGATTAAGCCAATAAtgttgcgaaagtgagaaaacttagtctcgggtaatggatTTGTGAAGATATTTgttgcttgttgttcagttggtatGTATTCCAGTCTGATTGCTTTCTTctgagcatgatctctgatgaagtgatgcctgacatcgatatgcttgttccttgagtgaagaactggattgtatgttattgcaatcgtgcttgtattatcacaaaagattgatgattcttttgcaatgaatccatagtctttcagttgttgctgaatccagagcagtagggcacaacagcttccagtagcaagatattctgcttcagttgtggaagttgctatggatgtttgcttcttgctgaacaaTGAagtcagtctgtctcctagaaactgacatgatccactggtgatTTTACAATCTAGCTTACAtcttgcataatctgcatctcaATATCAAACTAAAGTGAAAGAAGAGTCCTTAGCATACATaggcccacattttgtgtgcctttaagatatttaaaaatgcgtttggcagctgaaaagtgcgattgcttaggatctgcCTGAAATCTATGACACATACAGACATCAAATACtctatcaggacgactagcagttaggtacaataatgaacctattaaacatCTGCAAAATGTCGTCTCGACTGATATTACCCCTTGATAATtgtctagtttgattgatgaactcatgggagtacttgcagctgaacatgtttccatgcaaaatttcttaagcaatttcttcgtatatttggtctgactgataaaggTACCAGCCTCCAGTTGCTTTAAttgcagaccgaggaaaaatgtcagttcacccatcatactcatcacgaatttttcctgcattaacttggaaaaTTTCTCACATTATTTGGgtttagttgacccaaaaattatatcatcaacatatatttgcacaagtaagatgtaatcattctttgaaaatttgtagagagtcttatcaactgatccaacagtaaaatcataatcaattagaaattttgaaagagtttcttaccaagctcttggagcttgtttaagaccatataaggatttgttcaaatgataaacatgatcaggacgAGAGttattgataaaacctggtggttgttcaaaatatacttcttcctgcaactggcCATTaagaaatgcactcttcacgtccatctggtagactttaaagtatttgaatgatgcataggcaatgaACATTctaattgcttccagtcttgcaactggtgcataagtttcatcgtaatatatttcttcttcttgcATATATCATTGTGATACAagccttgctttgttgcgcacaactgaaccatattcgttcaatttgtttctgtatacccactttgtacctataatagttttagaAACTAgccttggaactaagttccagacattgttatgggtaaattgATTTAGCTTTTCTTGCATGgaatttatccagttaggatcagcaagatcTTCattaattttctttggttccagttgggaaacaaaagctgaatgaataaataaattaaacatttgattccgagttcttaccggatcagatggattacctattaccaattccggtggatgtgatttcttccatctgtactcagtatttgttgcatCCATATTAGCAACTGCTTCAATGGGcaactgaatattttcttcaattttagTTGGTGTtttatcagttggtaactgaatattatcattttgctccaccaactgactATCcgtaacaatttcttgttcaactgattgatccagcacttatggttctggtgtttgaaggatatttcgataatgtgattctcttcttcattatcatcctccaaactcaTATCTATAAAGTGATTAACTAGCTCAACTGggtcagttggcttatcagttagcatagattcatcaaatacagcatgaatagactcttctacattcaaattgcatttgttaaaaactctgtaagctttactaactgaagaatacccaagaaatattccctctgcagattgagcatcaaaagattttaaatgatttttgtcattgtcaaaaataaaacatctgtagccgaatattttgaaataagaaaccacgcttttgcgtccatgccagatctcatatggtgttttcaaattattcttattaatcattgatctgttctgagtgtaacatgcagtgtttactgcttctgtccaaaatctttgagaaataccagaatcagcaatcATTGTTCTAGCGGCTTCTTTAAGAatctgatttcttctctcagctacaccattttgctgaggagttcttgctgctgagaacTCGTGATTGATCCCATTATTctctaaaaattgtgaaagatttttattgatgaattcagtccaatgatcagaccttattcgatcaatcccaactgatttttcatttaataatcttttgaaaagcttaatcattTATGCAGCaatttggtctttggatttaagAAAGATAACCTAAGTAAATCTTGAATAATCATCCACGACTGCTAAgatgtatttcattcccctaaactcatgactatTATAGGAcgaaaaagatccatatgtagcagttctaagcatcgggaagatgatttgcaacctttgattttaaatgaagatcttacttgcttaccaaactgacacgttgaacaaattttatcttttgaaaaatctatttttggGCAaatcagttacaagatcatggttactcagataggcaatagatttaaagtttagatggttcaacctcttatgccacaaccagtttttagaagatttggatgcaataaaacaaactggtgccagaggttgatcagtccaactgactttgtaggtGTTCCCACAACGATtaccagttaggatgacctcatcagttgagtctctaactgagcaAGTGTGTCTGTCGAACTGAActaagaaattattgtcgcataactgactgatactaatcaagttatacttcaaattctcaactagcaaTATATCATTGATtgtaatgttaccatggataagcttatccttacccacagttttacctttggagttgtctccaaaactgatgttatgaccagtgtatttgatcagttgggatagcaaatttgcatcccCTGTCACATGTCGCGAGCAttcactgtccagataccaggttgattctttttttgtacctgtcacctgcaatcacgcacaatatataattttggtacccatatatATTTAGGTCCTAAACTGAtgagtcctttaggaacccaattgtagcaagcattaAGTTCCTCTTTGGAGtgatttttctgattttttttttcaaattttcctTGATTTAttctcataaatcttccaaatttttgacaaaaaatgacattgcgtcattgcttaaCTGATCAACAGATctttcaactgaaccagttggttccagtttgacagcaGTTAGGGCAGTTGTAGgagctggtgtagaaggttccccttctctggttcgcaactcaaactcatatgcttttaaatatgcaaataaatcatgaagttcgaccttgttcaggtcttttgattctcgcattgccatggtcttgacatcccattctttgggaagacctctcactACTTTCAGTGCtacctctttatttgaatacacattTCTAAGTGCATTCAGTTAATTGATTATTCCACTGATTTTTTCATCATAGTCGTGCATGGATTCTCCaatcttcatcttgatatttttgaatttttgaacgGCAACTGATAGTTTATTCTCCTTAGTTTGCTCATTGCCGTCGCATAACcgaatcagtttctcccatatttCCTTAGCAGTTATGCACATCTTTATTTGGCTGAAAGTGGATTTATCCAgtgttttgtacagaatgtctttagccacgttgtccaagttggcttttctcttgtcttcagctgtccactcatctctgggcttttcaataCGGTTTGGTGCACCGTCATTTATAGCAATAGCAGTATtagctttcaatattttcatgggtccgtctgtaataacgtaccacatgtcatcgtcttgtgcagctagatgagcctgcattctgattttccaatcaccGAAATCCTCTCTGGAGaacattagaattttttttaatgaaaacatGGTAATCAGTTTGTATATATTCAgggacaagattcaaccgctctgataccacttgataggatcggttagtgggtgaaagagtgtttagaagggagggattgaataaatactcatgattttcacaaccttttcgAATATAGATGAGTCCGTTTAGTGATGAACTGAAACTCggaaatcttgtcagtcgatatcaatcagttaataGTAAtattgcggaaataaactgactgataggtagaataaaaactgaaataagaacacacaagattttacggatgttcagagacttcaatcactcctacgtcaccctttttATCGCGGAGATgggatattcactaaaaaacTCCGATCAATACAAACAGTTGTACAGAACCACTTCAGtcttggacttaacaatgccaaactgaaactcttagtcaCAACACTGTTTAAATTActcaactgaactgaaataacttagcacaactgatcttttCAAGATCGAGTATTACAACAATGACAGTTTGTGCTAataagctcgaagtatagcctaGAATGCTATGAGTGTATatgataagcgtgagctttgaaATCCTTAGAATATGAATAGAAGGCTTgcaaagatttcagcagagtaacagctcGGTTAATAGAATAGTGTTCAGTATATTTTTAgatgctcttctctgctatttataggctttgcctcCAACGATAATATTGAATGTGATTTGAATCTTTCTATCCGTTTTTTTCCACGTCAACGTTcatctgacagtcgtacactgtagcatttctgaaatgcggcgttcctgCTGTACAATCTGTTGGTGGTTGAGCTAAGTCCTTTTCactgatgacgtgttcagctgaaAGATCAGCTGATAGAATATAgatgataagctcacaactgtttgtagtaactgatcagtttccaactgatcagtcagttgtctgcgtagttcagtcAGCTGGTTTAGTTGCCTTCAATTGTCTttgcattaatcttcagttttAGGTAACTGATAGTTTGCGTATATTAGATCAGTTACTGTCAGTATTCTTGATCATTTAATTCAATCTATTAaatgctcagtttgtcaaacttccgaaattcagttttCAACAAATATAATAGATAAATATCAATATGACTACATATATATACTATAATTTAGGATAATAACATTACAAATTTCTtgtcaaaaaatataaattctcAAAATGAAAGTGGttcatcttttaaaaaaattattttatcattatgtGCTCTCACATTTAAAAATGAGAAACATTTATCTTCTATGTCCATTCAacttcattttaaattattgaaaagccaaaaatttataaaactaacatatattatcaatttttcataatacTAATGATATGATATAAactaaaaatgaaataatatatatgattaaaaaaattatatatatatatattcataaaatcggtttgatttagatttttaatcaaactttttctttaaaataaattcaaatcgTGATCGACTAAAAACCAACGATTTGATATGTTTTCAACTCACCCCAATTTCGTGGTAAAACTAATGATTTATTTGGAACCGTGAACTGAAATCAAAATTGTCTCTCAAAATGTGAAAACCTTGACCAAAACTATATAttaatcttaaattttaaatcttataATATACATAGATAATATATATAGAGTTTCATTTCGAAAAGTAATTAAAAAAGCTATTGAATTAACTGAACAAGCAGATATAAAAGGGATCCAAGTACAAATTGCAGGACGTATCAATGGAAAAGAAATTGCACGTGTCGAATGGATCAGAGAAGGAAGGGTATTTAACAcctatttgtattttttttaacaaaaagttgaatatttttactttttcatgataaaactattaaatgattaacttttatttatttaaaaacaaacCTTACTGTTGTTTTTTCCTGATCtacaaaactaaaataaataaataaatttcaattCAAATATGATTAAATCGAAACCGAAACTGCTAATTAGGTACCGGAATTAAAAGAATATTCAAGCGGATTCAGTTTCAGAATTAGGAAATGTAACCGTAGATTTTAGAATCATGGTTAGGCTTAAATAGCGTacagtttatttttatttttttcttgcgCCATTACATCTAAAATTGTGaaacataattttcaaaaaaaaaaaaaaaggaaaaaagcctcgaattatatttttgaagaGCATGTCAAAATCGTTCCGGCTTATCTTATTTTACGACATAGAAAAAATACACTTTCGATTTTTAGAAGTTTTTGGTCACCAAATTAATAttaacgaaaagaaaggtacaTTTTGCATATTGGAGAGATCAAAATGGTTTTTTGGTCCGTGTTTGCACACAAAATTGGCGAGTGAGTGTTGCGGGCGTATCGTACCCGGCACGCGACGTGCCAAAATCAGTAAAAATTGAAAATCTAACTTCGAATTCAAGCAATTGGGAGCCCCAGATCAACCGTCAATTGTAATCTCTCCGGTTAGGCGTCAAAAACTAAGGAAACTAATTTgtaaaagtgatgaaaataaaattgaaaatatcaATAATGACAATTGAATTGGCTTCGTCATTAATTAGAAAGGAAATATGCATAAAATTTACAATAAGAAGAATTGAAATAAGTTGCTGGAAATTTAAGGGAACTAAGAAATATAAGTTGAAAATAGTGCTGAAATCTGGAAAAGATTATTTCTCTTTCTCGATTTGGTTCCTCAAGATGGTTCCGCAAGTGTCCTACTCCACTAACTTGCAACTGCTTTGATTTGGTATTCTGCTTTGTCTCCGGTTGGTTCCTCGAGTACCCAAGGTTCTCCGAGCTAGTTCCTTGACTTTTTCGACTTGAAATAAGAATCGAACTGCTGAATACTATCATTCAGATAAACAAATTAGACATTAATTATTTGGTCtcgaaattaattaaataatatatgttTAGGCCAAACAAATTCTGCCTGCAGGCTGTTGACCAAACGGGCCAATATGCATGGACATATTCCTGAAACAACATTGTCATAACTTAGAAAAAGCCTAGAAAATCTCTTACAAGGTCATTATATTAGCATTGagtaaaaaaaatacatgaatTCAGACAAATACCCCATAGTTCCCCGCCATGTTCCTTCTTGCAAGCTGGGAACATACTTTTTTAAGTACATGTCATTTATGTACCTTCTGTGGGGTTTCCCGTCGATATTTGCCAATCAATATGCATTTTCTTCCAACACGTGATGAACTTTGATGGTCCTTCCTAATTGGGAGACAATTTCCCGAGCTCCCTGTCTTTGGTTTCTAGAGACAATATAACCATCCACACCAATTCTCATTCATGAAACGAATTTCTCTTTACTCTCTTCTTGTAACTTCGAGCCGCCTTCTACTTTTGAATCAAGAGTCTGTTGAGCACTTGTACCTTTTGGTCATCTAGGTCCTCCAACTCTGTGATAATAGACTCGTTGTATACCACTGGAATTAACTAGCTTTGCATGGCTACCCAATAGACTCATTGTATACCTCTGGAATTAACTAGCTTTGCATGGCTACCCTCAGAGATTGAACCATGATTTCCATTGGTGATACAGCCTCGTGCCCAAAAGCCAATGTAAAAGGACTTACTCCTGTAGCGCTCATTTTCAAAGTTCTATTTGCCCATAGGGTCTCGAATAACAATCGAGGCCGATCTCTTAGAATCTCCTCTATCATTTTCTGCAAGATCTTGATCAACACTTTGTTAGAAGCCTCTGCTTGACCATTAGCTTGGGGATAATAAGGCGAGGAACTGATTAATCTGATGACATAGTCTGCTGCAAAATCTTTCACTTTGGATCCCACGAACATAGTTCTTTGATCTGTGGTTACGGACTGCGGGATCCCAACCGATGTATAATGTGTTCCTTGATGAAACCAATCACGTCCTTTTGTTTCACTCTCTTTAATGGTATGTCTCTCTCATTTAGTGAAGAATTAGGTGCCCACAACTATAAAACTATGAACCTTTGATAATGATGGGTAGATCTACCGATTAAGTCCATAGACCACCCTCGAAATTGTCATGGTTTAATGATTGAATGCATTTCATATGCAGTAACTCTTTGAATGTTGCCATGTTTTTGTCATGGTTGACACCCTTTGGAGTATTTGATACAATCCTTCAACAATGATGGCCTATAATATCAATGTCTCATAACAAGTCATCACATTTTGATACCCGATTGGTGAGCACCACACACTCCTTCATGAACTTGCTTCATAATTTCCATTGCTTCAAAAAACCCAATGCATCGTAACAATAAGTCATCCATCCCTTTTTTTTGTAGAAGTCTCTTTCAACCAACAAGTAGTTAAGAgatcttgtagagcccaaattcagtgcACATAAaacacatacatttatttaattgttaaattatttatttaaatttaaaatgatttttagcgatgcgtgatttattaaattacattattttaattatttatgtttatgtgatacacgttaaaatgtttcttgagtttcatgttttaggagattattcgatgcgggatcgaggaaaagagaccggcgacgattttggcaatttttaaaatgtggtattttatttcaagttggTTTCGGGCATTATAAaaggtttatttaatttttagcgttttaaaagcctaatttaatttattaagtgattttaagattttaaacgtTTAAAGTCTAGcacatgtgtattttattttaaattaggggacTTTGCTTAGTAGTgggaattaaaatttttattaatattttaatcagCACATTAATTAGCATTGTTAATTGAGTAATTAGCAAATCATTTCCCTAATTTATTTCctaacacacacactcacacgaCATCATacacacacatttttattccatcaattcaaattttttgagagcaaaaaacctagggttcttggagTTCTAGCAGCCGCCCCTATCCTctgaatttttcaagaaattctcattgagttttcttcaagaaaatcgtgccacgttcgtcccggatcaaccttcgcatctttcccgcttcggtgtcgtcgtttcggtaactttaaatattaaaaggcatgtataatcttttgtttctgcatcgatcttgttatattatatgtttttatgtttattatgcataaaaatccatatatgttgtaaaaagtttgagcaaaaatttgttggatcggttttgaaacgattttagatctgaaaactcaaaatttgctgtcattttaaatactgcgacttttcggtcgattttaTGGAAAagatttcaacatataaaacgtagaactttttgataccttcgatttgccagtaaatgtgaaatatttggataagaaatgagtgagttatgattgttttcgtgggactgctcaaactgcgattttctgaaaatgcgttcttgatgtgttcttgaagttttattgttgcaggcttcttTGGAGATCAATGGGTGATCGCTGTTGCATTTAAGTATGTTGATTATGATGTTGGTATGGTTTTTGGTGTGTCGGATCGCAttgataggcacttggttgcaatagaagtcgaaagatgcattttggtgtcaaatgtcgaGTTCATGGATTGGGTTGCGTTGTTTATGATGCTAGTTGTTTTGGGGcgtttgtttgagtttgaataagtgtcatagcatcctaggatgggtctcgaggcattagttcatggtccgtatgatcgagttaggaggaataagccATAAGTGTAGTGAATTTCCGTTGGTTCGCGATtccagtaggtacacggaccagTAGCCGctaccctggcacggggtctgtgcactttttccttcaaaatgcaAATTTAcagaacctacacggaccctta includes:
- the LOC142521943 gene encoding uncharacterized protein LOC142521943; translation: MFVGSKVKDFAADYVIRLISSSPYYPQANGQAEASNKVLIKILQKMIEEILRDRPRLLFETLWANRTLKMSATGVSPFTLAFGHEAVSPMEIMVQSLRVAMQS